One genomic segment of Actinoplanes ianthinogenes includes these proteins:
- a CDS encoding sensor histidine kinase, with the protein MSAGSPGSTARRRFLPRLRDVRIRAKLAGLMVIPLAAVLTLGTARLIDVRGTASDSDRVAELTRLGTRLGTVNRLVHAERMAAVAYLVGGGDSRADYESRIREVDTQVAAYRHARPDSADVPSRVADKFALIDEQLGKLTAIRGDVEGTAGLNVASAVQRYGDVLAGLSGFEESVGQVAVPGPVADALRALGAFSRISTAIAQQEAIAYAVRISGELTSVRQQQLIAAQAARDSAFASFRALAAKDQVGVVEAMLADAKMGAADGLNTRLTGRGAAPMEELLKAYDGVLTLLRSAEQRLQDNAVAVAEDDSSSAAWRAGVEAVLVLLVLLFGVVFAIMLARNLNFAAHRLRDGALTVANRDLPNAVNRLRDAGDLDNGGVDRIVAETRDPIRLSGKDEFGQVAKAFAVVHQEAVRVAAEQAAWRMSVSTMFLSLARRSQRLVDKMIRELDQIESDEQDPARLARLFDLDHLATRMRRNDENLLVLAGAEPGAPRKEDASLLDVLRAAQSEVEQYARIDFGVVDEDVGIAAAAVSDVVRLIAELLDNATRFSPPRTQVTAHGQRVDTQVVVQIEDLGLGVSEEQRMLINKRLAQPSEVDVTAFRLMGFAVIGRLAARRGIRVRLLPGRPGGTIAEVMLPASILATRRVASVPAQPRPLVQPLPAMGAARRAPIKMEMQVAWFEAPAAPAMATVRGLPTAGYAPAGYAPAATPATAPAPPVAPAPSVPKPRPSAEDRWRMRADDGWQRATAAATPVAAGTTPTGLPRRTPQAQLVPGAAPAAPAAPVRRNPEAMRSLSTFTNAVQRGRLNNAAHSGKETER; encoded by the coding sequence GTGAGCGCGGGTTCCCCCGGCTCCACAGCGCGACGGCGTTTCCTTCCCCGCCTGCGGGACGTCCGGATCCGCGCCAAACTCGCCGGCCTGATGGTCATCCCGCTGGCCGCGGTGCTGACGCTCGGCACCGCGCGCCTGATCGACGTGCGCGGCACCGCGTCCGACTCGGACCGCGTCGCCGAGCTCACCCGCCTCGGCACCCGGCTCGGCACCGTGAACCGGCTGGTGCACGCCGAACGCATGGCCGCGGTGGCCTATCTGGTGGGTGGCGGCGACAGCCGGGCCGACTACGAGAGCCGGATCCGCGAGGTCGACACGCAGGTCGCCGCGTACCGCCACGCCCGCCCCGACTCCGCCGACGTGCCGAGCCGGGTGGCGGACAAGTTCGCCCTGATCGACGAGCAGCTCGGCAAACTCACCGCGATCCGCGGCGACGTGGAGGGGACCGCGGGCCTCAACGTGGCCAGCGCCGTGCAGCGCTACGGCGACGTGCTCGCCGGGCTCTCCGGCTTCGAGGAGTCGGTCGGCCAGGTCGCCGTCCCGGGCCCGGTCGCCGACGCGCTGCGCGCGCTCGGCGCGTTCAGCCGGATCAGCACCGCCATCGCCCAGCAGGAGGCGATCGCCTATGCGGTACGCATCTCCGGCGAACTCACCTCGGTACGCCAGCAGCAGCTGATCGCCGCCCAGGCCGCCCGTGACTCGGCGTTCGCCAGCTTCCGGGCACTGGCCGCCAAGGACCAGGTCGGCGTGGTCGAGGCGATGCTCGCGGACGCCAAGATGGGCGCCGCCGACGGACTCAACACCCGGCTGACCGGGCGCGGCGCGGCCCCGATGGAGGAGCTGCTCAAGGCGTACGACGGGGTGCTCACCCTGCTGCGCTCGGCGGAGCAGCGGCTCCAGGACAACGCGGTCGCGGTCGCCGAGGACGACAGCTCCAGCGCCGCCTGGCGCGCCGGCGTCGAAGCCGTCCTGGTCCTGCTCGTGCTGCTGTTCGGCGTCGTGTTCGCCATCATGCTGGCCCGCAACCTGAACTTCGCGGCCCACCGGCTGCGCGACGGCGCGCTCACCGTGGCCAACCGCGACCTACCGAACGCGGTCAACCGGCTGCGCGACGCCGGCGACCTGGACAACGGCGGTGTCGACCGGATCGTCGCGGAGACCCGGGATCCGATCCGGCTCTCCGGAAAGGACGAGTTCGGGCAGGTCGCCAAGGCGTTCGCGGTGGTGCACCAGGAGGCCGTGCGAGTCGCCGCCGAGCAGGCCGCGTGGCGCATGAGCGTCTCGACGATGTTCCTCAGCCTGGCCCGGCGCAGCCAGCGACTGGTCGACAAGATGATCCGCGAACTCGACCAGATCGAGAGCGACGAGCAGGACCCGGCCCGCCTGGCCCGGCTCTTCGACCTGGACCACCTGGCCACCCGGATGCGCCGCAACGACGAGAACCTGCTGGTGCTCGCGGGCGCCGAGCCGGGCGCGCCCCGCAAGGAGGACGCGTCGCTGCTCGACGTGCTGCGGGCCGCCCAGTCCGAGGTGGAGCAGTACGCCCGGATCGACTTCGGCGTGGTCGACGAGGACGTCGGGATCGCCGCCGCCGCGGTCAGCGACGTGGTCCGGCTGATCGCCGAGCTGCTCGACAACGCCACCCGGTTCTCCCCGCCCCGCACCCAGGTCACCGCGCACGGCCAGCGGGTCGACACCCAGGTGGTGGTGCAGATCGAGGACCTCGGCCTGGGCGTTTCCGAGGAACAGCGGATGCTGATCAACAAGCGGTTGGCGCAGCCGTCCGAGGTGGACGTCACGGCGTTCCGGCTGATGGGCTTCGCGGTCATCGGCCGGCTCGCGGCCCGGCGCGGCATCCGGGTCCGGCTGCTCCCCGGCCGCCCGGGCGGGACCATCGCCGAGGTGATGCTGCCCGCCAGTATTCTGGCCACCCGCAGGGTCGCCTCGGTGCCCGCGCAGCCGCGGCCGCTGGTGCAGCCGCTGCCGGCGATGGGCGCGGCCCGGCGCGCTCCGATCAAGATGGAGATGCAGGTCGCCTGGTTCGAGGCGCCGGCCGCGCCGGCCATGGCCACCGTCCGCGGCCTGCCCACCGCGGGCTATGCGCCGGCGGGCTATGCACCGGCCGCCACGCCCGCGACGGCGCCTGCCCCGCCGGTCGCTCCGGCCCCGTCCGTTCCGAAACCACGGCCCTCCGCCGAGGACCGGTGGCGGATGCGGGCCGACGACGGCTGGCAGCGGGCCACGGCCGCGGCGACACCGGTCGCCGCCGGCACCACGCCGACCGGGCTCCCGCGCCGCACCCCGCAGGCCCAGCTCGTGCCGGGTGCGGCGCCCGCCGCGCCGGCCGCCCCGGTACGCCGCAACCCCGAGGCCATGCGGAGCCTCTCCACCTTCACCAACGCTGTGCAACGGGGACGGCTGAACAACGCCGCCCATTCCGGTAAGGAGACCGAGCGGTGA
- a CDS encoding roadblock/LC7 domain-containing protein, with the protein MTTPPTMQDLSWLLDDFAEGTTGVAHVVVVSADGLLLAASKDLPGEPAGQLSAIVSGVVSLTTGAATLIAGGVVKQTIIQMQSGYLFLMSISNGSSMTVLASSDCDLGQVGYEMALLVERIGEYLSPVPRQTGHATMSA; encoded by the coding sequence GTGACCACTCCTCCCACCATGCAGGACCTGAGCTGGCTGCTCGACGACTTCGCGGAGGGCACCACCGGTGTCGCGCACGTCGTGGTGGTCTCCGCCGACGGGCTGCTGCTGGCCGCGTCGAAAGACCTGCCGGGCGAGCCGGCCGGGCAGCTCTCCGCGATCGTCAGCGGCGTGGTCAGCCTGACCACCGGCGCGGCCACCCTGATCGCCGGCGGCGTGGTGAAGCAGACCATCATCCAGATGCAGAGCGGCTACCTGTTCCTCATGTCGATCAGCAACGGCTCCTCGATGACCGTGCTCGCCTCCAGCGACTGCGACCTCGGCCAGGTCGGCTACGAGATGGCCCTGCTGGTCGAGCGCATCGGCGAATACCTGTCGCCGGTACCCCGCCAGACGGGTCATGCCACCATGTCCGCCTGA
- a CDS encoding SAM-dependent methyltransferase → MVAFPVPEGVGRTALGMARVRAEESGRPDRLFDDPYAQAFVAAAGDALPGGAVGGSEDPMAAVVHAAVVRTRYFDDFLMDACASGCRQVVVLAAGLDTRAFRLPWPAGVSLFEADLPAVLAFKEQVLTGAGAVPRCHRVTVPADLRDDWRPRLITAGFRPAEPAAWLIEGLLIYLTVDQATALLETVTELSAADSRLACERSGRRQRPPEAAMPRLAPFTEMWKGGLGPALPRWLAGHGWQVRVDDRDRIADAYGRPSPIASDGGYLTSVRTA, encoded by the coding sequence ATGGTCGCGTTCCCCGTGCCCGAGGGAGTGGGTCGCACGGCGCTCGGCATGGCACGCGTCCGGGCCGAGGAGAGTGGGCGACCCGATCGGCTCTTCGACGACCCGTACGCGCAGGCGTTCGTGGCCGCGGCCGGTGACGCCCTGCCCGGCGGCGCCGTCGGTGGCAGCGAGGATCCGATGGCCGCTGTCGTGCACGCCGCCGTCGTGCGTACCCGGTACTTCGACGACTTCCTGATGGATGCCTGCGCGAGCGGGTGCCGGCAGGTCGTCGTTCTCGCGGCGGGCCTCGACACCCGGGCGTTCCGCCTGCCGTGGCCCGCCGGTGTGTCCCTTTTCGAGGCGGACCTCCCGGCCGTGCTGGCGTTCAAGGAGCAGGTGCTGACCGGCGCCGGCGCCGTGCCGCGCTGTCACCGCGTGACCGTCCCCGCCGACCTGCGCGATGACTGGCGACCGAGGCTGATCACCGCCGGTTTCCGACCCGCGGAACCGGCGGCGTGGCTGATCGAGGGTCTGCTGATCTATCTCACGGTGGACCAGGCGACCGCCCTGCTGGAGACCGTCACCGAACTCTCCGCGGCCGACAGCCGGCTCGCCTGTGAACGCTCAGGCCGTCGACAGCGACCGCCCGAGGCCGCGATGCCGCGCCTGGCTCCGTTCACCGAGATGTGGAAGGGCGGGCTCGGCCCGGCGTTACCGCGCTGGCTGGCAGGGCACGGCTGGCAGGTTCGCGTCGATGACCGTGATCGCATCGCCGACGCCTACGGCCGCCCTTCGCCGATTGCTTCGGACGGTGGCTATCTCACCTCGGTACGGACCGCATGA
- a CDS encoding LLM class flavin-dependent oxidoreductase, whose translation MPAWRDQLRGLADSGYSTILMPDVPEWQPAPGPALAVAATITGLRVGTWVYASPVRPAWSTAWEAHSLTVLTDGRFELGIGTGRPGIADQLRGLGLPDVPMNRRWDQVREVVTALRELDGPDLHTPVAMAVGGPKGMAVAAELADTVTFVMPHTETRTATMRRIRDFDNRRAVELAVHVPVIGDSVAPFMAGPGTDPAALRAADSLAFLPSDPAAATEEILRRREEIGFSYFVVGADAAGALAPVVADLAGQ comes from the coding sequence GTGCCGGCGTGGCGTGACCAACTGCGTGGTCTGGCCGACAGCGGCTACTCGACCATCCTGATGCCGGACGTGCCGGAGTGGCAGCCGGCACCGGGCCCCGCGCTCGCCGTCGCGGCGACGATCACCGGCCTGCGAGTGGGCACCTGGGTGTACGCGTCCCCGGTGCGGCCGGCATGGAGTACCGCGTGGGAGGCGCACTCGCTGACCGTGCTCACCGACGGTCGTTTCGAGCTGGGCATCGGCACCGGCCGGCCCGGGATCGCGGATCAGCTTCGCGGGCTGGGCCTGCCCGATGTGCCCATGAACCGGCGATGGGACCAGGTGCGTGAGGTCGTCACGGCCCTGCGCGAGCTGGACGGCCCGGACCTGCACACCCCGGTAGCGATGGCCGTCGGCGGCCCGAAAGGGATGGCGGTTGCCGCCGAGCTCGCCGACACGGTCACCTTCGTCATGCCGCACACCGAGACGCGGACCGCAACGATGCGACGGATCCGCGACTTCGACAACCGTCGCGCCGTGGAACTCGCGGTGCACGTGCCGGTGATCGGCGACTCGGTCGCTCCGTTCATGGCAGGTCCCGGCACCGATCCCGCGGCCCTCCGCGCCGCGGACTCGCTCGCCTTCCTCCCGAGCGACCCCGCCGCAGCCACCGAAGAAATCCTGAGGCGACGTGAGGAGATCGGCTTCTCCTACTTCGTGGTGGGAGCAGACGCCGCCGGCGCCCTCGCCCCGGTCGTGGCCGACCTGGCCGGACAGTAG
- a CDS encoding SMI1/KNR4 family protein: MGNTTDDLRTINDREFPDRSFVAVAPVGTGDHWGFPVVDGRCSEQVWFHFHDADDDELVAQDFLEFVASHALKP; encoded by the coding sequence GTGGGCAACACGACTGACGACCTCCGCACCATCAACGACCGGGAGTTTCCCGACCGCAGCTTCGTCGCCGTCGCCCCGGTCGGCACTGGCGACCACTGGGGCTTCCCGGTGGTCGACGGCCGTTGCAGCGAGCAGGTCTGGTTCCACTTCCACGACGCCGACGATGATGAGCTCGTCGCCCAGGACTTCCTTGAGTTTGTCGCGAGCCACGCGCTCAAACCCTGA
- a CDS encoding ribosomal protein L7/L12: MERVVPFASMLPLLLVVLVVAIGRRSAMNHRVYRLAAVERKLDLIMAHLGIREPEPDVPGVVLQELLAGRKIQAIKEYRKATGAGLKEAKDAVELLARQRNLG; this comes from the coding sequence ATGGAGCGGGTCGTGCCGTTCGCCTCGATGTTGCCGTTGCTGTTGGTGGTCTTGGTAGTCGCCATCGGCCGCCGCAGCGCCATGAATCATCGGGTGTACCGGCTAGCGGCAGTCGAACGCAAGTTGGACCTGATCATGGCGCACCTGGGTATCCGCGAACCCGAGCCGGACGTTCCCGGAGTGGTCCTGCAGGAACTGCTTGCGGGCCGGAAGATCCAGGCGATCAAGGAGTACCGGAAGGCGACGGGTGCCGGCCTTAAGGAGGCCAAAGACGCCGTCGAGCTCCTCGCCAGGCAGCGTAACTTGGGGTGA
- a CDS encoding HEAT repeat domain-containing protein — translation MTVMEDRLVYRTGSIADEGSALLRAAAAAGHGTRARELLNNGWPDSAREDVELMLWAADYGAYQVIHNRLDEHTTKPMLRIARAWVGVDPIAELRRRLGDATAVVQRRRVPVNEDDHTECIRATAADGRWAEVQTAHRAIVTYIEERLGIGASRDELLARALLDRDPDSINWSESRHSVKDRRDAEATWRWAATVLTDPDSDARRFAAEVVHSLSIDQEPCPQDALTVLRARLAVELDASVLVSLIGAFAEYHGPGYLPEVMAHAEHPDPLVRSRVAGELSLTLMSPGSVQAGADVAAKLARDPDGRVRATALRVLRDYAFDHPVTGEIITANREDPDPRVRVEVLAGLARGGDTAAYEELRRLADEAGEDSPLAMTADAAKGWLQKAKDAHEVPPHVV, via the coding sequence ATGACCGTGATGGAAGATCGTTTGGTGTATCGGACTGGTTCCATAGCGGATGAGGGCAGCGCCCTTCTGCGCGCGGCGGCAGCCGCCGGGCACGGCACGCGCGCGCGAGAGCTTCTCAACAACGGCTGGCCCGACTCGGCCCGTGAGGACGTAGAGCTGATGTTGTGGGCGGCGGACTACGGGGCGTACCAGGTGATCCACAACCGGCTCGACGAGCACACGACGAAGCCAATGTTGCGGATCGCCCGCGCCTGGGTCGGCGTCGATCCCATAGCCGAGCTACGCCGCCGGCTCGGCGATGCCACCGCCGTGGTGCAACGCCGGCGCGTGCCGGTCAACGAGGACGACCATACGGAGTGCATCCGGGCGACCGCAGCTGACGGCCGGTGGGCCGAGGTTCAGACGGCTCACCGGGCAATCGTGACGTACATCGAGGAGCGCCTCGGTATTGGCGCCTCGCGCGACGAGCTGTTGGCGCGTGCCCTGCTGGACCGGGATCCGGACTCGATCAACTGGAGCGAGTCCCGGCACTCTGTGAAAGATAGGCGGGATGCCGAGGCAACGTGGCGCTGGGCCGCCACGGTCCTCACTGACCCGGATTCGGACGCTCGGCGGTTCGCCGCCGAAGTGGTGCATTCCCTTTCGATTGATCAGGAGCCGTGCCCGCAGGACGCGCTTACCGTCCTGCGGGCACGGCTGGCCGTCGAGCTGGATGCCAGCGTCCTTGTCAGCCTGATCGGGGCGTTCGCCGAATACCACGGTCCCGGGTATCTGCCCGAGGTCATGGCGCATGCTGAGCATCCCGATCCGTTGGTCCGCAGCCGAGTGGCGGGCGAGCTCAGCCTCACGTTGATGAGCCCCGGATCGGTGCAAGCAGGCGCGGACGTAGCCGCCAAGCTAGCCCGAGACCCTGATGGCCGGGTACGCGCGACCGCCCTGCGGGTCCTGCGCGACTATGCCTTCGACCACCCTGTGACCGGGGAAATCATCACCGCGAACCGCGAAGACCCGGACCCCCGCGTCAGGGTAGAGGTCCTGGCCGGGCTGGCCCGAGGCGGAGACACCGCCGCCTATGAAGAACTGAGGCGGCTCGCAGACGAAGCCGGGGAGGACAGCCCTCTCGCGATGACGGCCGACGCGGCCAAGGGCTGGTTACAGAAGGCCAAAGACGCACATGAGGTGCCTCCGCACGTGGTGTAG
- a CDS encoding ATP-grasp domain-containing protein has translation MVFPPRLTASATRLRDTAERRGLEVVQLRGFEVPEGLRAEHVHAGPSFADVVAPRLGIALLEAPADWLAALPRELTRREVVLLPIGEAYGLRRPAFIKSPNDKGIRAMVYSDGSRLPGPDAVDPATPVLVSDIVDITVEYRLYLLDGVVHAASRYAENGRLHVGPAGADAYAFGAELAAAAGHTLPSAIVVDVGRIGGQWAVIEANAAWASGAYTADPEAVLDVVLRAAGPEVALTERDRAFVRRAAAGRAAQEVNDAR, from the coding sequence ATGGTGTTTCCGCCTCGGCTGACGGCTTCGGCGACGCGGCTTCGGGACACCGCTGAGCGGCGCGGGCTGGAAGTGGTGCAGTTGCGCGGCTTCGAGGTGCCGGAGGGGCTGCGGGCCGAGCATGTGCATGCCGGGCCGAGCTTTGCGGACGTTGTCGCGCCTCGGCTCGGGATCGCGCTGCTGGAGGCGCCGGCGGACTGGCTGGCGGCGCTGCCCCGGGAGCTGACTCGGCGGGAGGTCGTGCTGCTGCCGATCGGGGAGGCTTATGGGTTGCGGCGGCCGGCGTTCATCAAATCGCCCAACGACAAGGGCATTCGGGCGATGGTCTACAGCGACGGCTCCCGGCTGCCCGGCCCGGACGCTGTGGACCCGGCCACGCCGGTGCTGGTCAGCGACATCGTCGACATCACTGTCGAGTATCGGCTGTACCTGCTCGACGGTGTCGTGCACGCCGCGAGCCGGTACGCCGAGAACGGCCGGCTGCACGTCGGGCCGGCCGGCGCCGACGCCTACGCCTTCGGGGCCGAGCTGGCCGCAGCCGCGGGTCACACGCTGCCCAGCGCGATCGTCGTCGACGTCGGCAGGATAGGCGGGCAGTGGGCGGTGATCGAGGCCAATGCCGCGTGGGCCAGTGGCGCGTACACCGCGGACCCGGAGGCGGTGCTCGACGTCGTCCTCCGCGCGGCGGGGCCCGAGGTGGCGCTGACCGAACGCGATCGGGCCTTCGTCCGGCGAGCCGCTGCCGGCCGGGCGGCTCAGGAGGTCAACGACGCGAGGTGA
- a CDS encoding tetratricopeptide repeat protein, producing the protein MIESGTRVSGDRSVGSASGWVITGDNNVVLSVDGRLQETVHLPAVAAGASKLLFGGSLRAGSPLVGSWLRPDAGVVAVEPRPEVDELTRWCVSGRGPLVRLVRGSGGQGKTHLAGQVCARLAKRGWLAGFVQLPPANWRTVTMADLHQAGAGADRLRRQMRRVPELVAAIHALAALRARALLVIDYAENAGPMVAELLDVIADADAESLVRVLLLARTDRGWFRDLTDDHPMHQRVDPQPLVLGALSTDWEPDHAARVWHRAVEGFLRRAVDDGIPVDPSIAASSTGPGRAFGTTLELYADALLTVLNSAPDADVEVRDAVMGVLRHERRQVSSGLYAAGLNLSDVQRDWALAVIALCAAADMDEAVRVLGRAPVLAGLPEQVRGRLAARLHELYPDPADEELWQAPAPDRLTDTHLLDLARSAPSRKQWCADLAALCGTDDEQGARRTVTVLHRCLTSPGIASDVQARIRAGIAHLIRGFPGTFVPVVTVTDPAGFATELTDAIADPTPLMPIDDVENLDALLHDLGFGTTRVTVAVAVSERLVANTSVGPDSTPQQWNWYAGDLTNLSLRLGEVGRSEEGQAAAEQAVAIRRRLAQTEPTTYLPDLAGSLNSLSIRLGEAGRRWESLTAIEEAVAIRRRLAESGSTSDLAELAGFLNNLSNRLNGVGRRAESLAVIEEAVTVYRRLVDTDPAAHLNGLAMALSNLSIRLGEAGRWPEGLVTIEEAITIYRRLADADPAAHLLALAGTLGNLFVGLGEVGRRQEGLQAIEEAVMLYRRLVDDNPAVYRAGLARALDNLSIGLSEVGRRQESLTASEEVVALYRRLAETDEAAHQLGLARSLADLSIRLAEAGRGDEGLTAGEEAVALFRRLAGTGETARLSGLAQSLNNMAVDLADVGRHEEGLVAIEEAIAIRRRLADTDSAPHLPGLAQSLNNLWDLLVGLNRTEEAVAALEEAVTIRRQLAGTDKAAHLPDLAISLNNLARVLGALGRWDDSLAAVEEAVTIRRGLADTDPGTHRINLVHSLDTLSERLAALGRSDEAEAAAAEADHLASLTS; encoded by the coding sequence GTGATCGAGTCGGGGACGCGGGTCAGCGGGGACCGCTCGGTCGGCTCGGCGTCGGGATGGGTGATCACCGGCGACAACAACGTCGTGTTGAGCGTCGACGGCCGGCTCCAGGAGACGGTGCACCTCCCGGCCGTGGCCGCCGGTGCGAGCAAACTGTTGTTCGGCGGGTCGCTGCGCGCGGGTTCGCCACTGGTCGGGTCCTGGCTGCGGCCGGACGCCGGCGTGGTGGCGGTCGAACCGCGCCCGGAGGTCGACGAGCTGACCCGATGGTGCGTGTCGGGGCGAGGTCCGCTGGTCCGGCTGGTCCGCGGCTCCGGCGGGCAGGGCAAGACGCACCTGGCCGGGCAGGTGTGCGCCCGGCTGGCGAAGCGGGGCTGGCTGGCCGGGTTCGTCCAACTGCCGCCGGCGAACTGGCGCACCGTGACGATGGCCGACCTGCACCAGGCCGGCGCGGGTGCCGACCGGTTACGACGCCAGATGCGCCGCGTCCCGGAACTGGTGGCCGCGATCCACGCCCTCGCCGCGCTGCGGGCCCGGGCCCTGCTCGTGATCGACTACGCGGAGAACGCCGGGCCGATGGTCGCCGAGTTGCTCGACGTGATCGCCGACGCGGACGCCGAGTCGCTGGTGCGGGTCCTGCTGCTGGCCCGCACCGATCGGGGCTGGTTCCGCGATCTGACCGACGACCACCCGATGCATCAGCGCGTCGACCCGCAACCGCTGGTACTCGGCGCCCTCAGCACCGACTGGGAGCCGGATCACGCCGCCCGCGTGTGGCACCGGGCGGTCGAAGGCTTCCTGCGCCGCGCCGTCGACGACGGTATCCCGGTCGACCCCTCGATCGCCGCCTCGTCGACCGGCCCGGGCCGCGCCTTCGGCACGACCCTGGAGCTGTATGCCGACGCACTGCTGACCGTCCTCAACAGCGCACCCGATGCCGACGTGGAGGTGCGCGACGCGGTCATGGGCGTCCTGCGCCACGAACGCCGCCAGGTGTCCTCCGGGCTGTACGCCGCGGGCCTGAACCTGTCCGACGTGCAGCGGGACTGGGCTCTCGCGGTGATCGCCCTGTGCGCCGCCGCCGACATGGACGAAGCGGTCCGGGTCCTGGGCCGTGCCCCGGTGCTGGCCGGCCTGCCGGAGCAGGTGCGCGGCCGGCTGGCAGCCCGGTTGCACGAGCTGTACCCGGACCCGGCCGACGAGGAGCTGTGGCAGGCCCCGGCACCGGACCGGCTGACCGACACCCACCTGCTCGACCTGGCCCGCAGCGCACCGTCCCGCAAGCAGTGGTGTGCGGATCTGGCCGCCCTGTGCGGCACCGATGATGAGCAGGGCGCCCGCCGCACGGTCACCGTGCTGCACCGCTGCTTGACCAGCCCCGGCATCGCATCGGACGTGCAGGCGAGGATCCGGGCCGGGATCGCCCATCTGATCCGCGGTTTCCCGGGCACGTTCGTCCCGGTCGTCACCGTGACCGACCCGGCCGGCTTCGCCACAGAACTGACCGACGCGATCGCCGACCCTACCCCGCTGATGCCCATCGACGATGTCGAGAACCTCGACGCGCTGCTGCATGACCTCGGCTTCGGCACCACCCGGGTCACGGTCGCCGTCGCGGTGTCCGAGCGCCTGGTCGCGAACACCAGCGTCGGCCCCGACAGCACACCCCAGCAGTGGAACTGGTACGCCGGTGACCTGACCAATCTCTCCCTCCGGCTGGGCGAGGTGGGCCGCAGCGAGGAGGGCCAGGCTGCCGCCGAGCAAGCGGTCGCCATCCGGCGCCGGCTCGCCCAGACCGAACCCACCACCTATCTCCCCGACCTCGCCGGATCCCTGAACTCCCTGTCGATCCGGCTGGGTGAGGCGGGCCGGCGGTGGGAGAGCCTGACCGCGATCGAGGAGGCCGTCGCCATCCGGCGCCGGCTCGCCGAATCCGGATCCACCAGCGACCTCGCCGAACTCGCCGGATTCCTGAACAACCTGTCGAACCGACTGAACGGTGTAGGCCGCCGAGCGGAAAGCCTGGCCGTCATCGAGGAAGCGGTCACGGTCTACCGCCGGCTGGTCGACACTGATCCCGCAGCCCACCTGAACGGCTTGGCCATGGCCCTGAGCAACCTGTCGATCCGCTTGGGTGAGGCCGGCCGCTGGCCGGAGGGCCTGGTCACGATCGAGGAGGCGATCACGATCTATCGCCGGCTCGCGGACGCCGACCCCGCCGCCCACCTACTCGCCCTCGCCGGCACCTTGGGCAATCTCTTCGTCGGCCTGGGTGAGGTGGGTCGCCGGCAGGAAGGCCTGCAAGCGATCGAGGAAGCCGTGATGCTCTACCGTCGGCTGGTCGATGACAACCCGGCCGTATACCGAGCCGGCCTCGCCAGAGCGTTGGACAACCTGTCAATCGGGCTGAGTGAAGTGGGACGCCGACAGGAGAGCCTGACCGCCAGCGAGGAAGTCGTCGCGCTCTATCGCCGGCTGGCCGAGACCGATGAGGCCGCGCACCAACTCGGCCTGGCTCGGTCGCTGGCAGACCTGTCCATCCGGCTGGCCGAGGCGGGACGCGGGGACGAAGGCCTGACCGCCGGCGAGGAAGCTGTCGCGCTCTTTCGCCGGCTCGCCGGAACCGGCGAGACCGCCCGCCTGTCCGGCCTCGCCCAGTCCTTGAACAACATGGCAGTCGATCTGGCCGACGTGGGACGTCACGAGGAGGGCCTTGTCGCGATCGAGGAAGCCATCGCGATCCGGCGCCGACTCGCCGACACCGACTCCGCCCCCCACCTGCCCGGCCTCGCCCAGTCCCTGAACAACCTGTGGGACCTGCTGGTCGGGCTGAACCGCACAGAGGAGGCCGTGGCCGCGCTCGAGGAAGCCGTCACCATCCGACGACAGCTCGCCGGCACCGACAAGGCCGCCCACCTCCCGGACCTGGCCATCTCGCTGAACAACCTGGCGAGGGTTCTGGGTGCCCTGGGCCGCTGGGATGACTCCCTGGCCGCGGTCGAGGAGGCCGTCACGATCCGGCGCGGACTCGCCGACACCGACCCGGGCACCCATCGCATCAACCTCGTCCACTCGCTGGACACGCTGTCGGAACGACTTGCCGCACTGGGCAGAAGTGATGAGGCGGAGGCAGCCGCGGCAGAGGCGGATCACCTCGCGTCGTTGACCTCCTGA
- a CDS encoding dihydrofolate reductase family protein encodes MGKVVMYASVSVDGFVADENDLPGPLFDWLTGGDVALDESGALTVSQTSYDCIRPYWDQIGVTIAGRHVFDLTDGWDGKPPGGIDHVVVVTHRGRPEGWHPEAPFHFVDGVEAAVARAQELAGDRVVEVAAGDVGGQVLAAGLVDEVRMDVVPVVFGSGKRFFGSVDAQHLLADPDVVVQGNRVLHLRYPVRRPSGG; translated from the coding sequence GTGGGCAAGGTGGTCATGTACGCCTCGGTGTCGGTGGACGGTTTCGTCGCGGACGAGAACGATCTGCCCGGCCCGCTGTTCGACTGGTTGACCGGCGGTGACGTCGCGTTGGACGAGAGCGGCGCGCTGACGGTGTCGCAGACGTCGTACGACTGCATCCGGCCGTACTGGGACCAGATCGGAGTCACGATCGCCGGCCGCCACGTCTTCGACCTGACGGATGGCTGGGACGGTAAGCCGCCGGGCGGGATCGACCACGTGGTCGTCGTGACCCACCGCGGCAGGCCGGAGGGCTGGCACCCCGAGGCGCCGTTCCACTTCGTCGACGGCGTGGAGGCGGCCGTGGCCAGGGCGCAGGAACTAGCCGGCGACCGCGTCGTCGAGGTCGCCGCCGGCGACGTCGGTGGCCAGGTGCTGGCCGCCGGCCTGGTCGACGAGGTACGCATGGACGTCGTCCCGGTCGTGTTCGGCTCCGGCAAGCGCTTCTTCGGGTCGGTCGACGCACAGCACCTGCTGGCGGATCCGGACGTGGTGGTCCAGGGCAACCGCGTGCTGCACCTGCGCTACCCGGTGCGCCGCCCGTCCGGCGGCTAA